From a single Nocardioides sp. dk884 genomic region:
- a CDS encoding helix-turn-helix domain-containing protein, which translates to MSTTPNALGEYLRARRGLVTPQQAGIPDVGPRRVPGLRREEVAMLAGISADYYLRLERGRDRNPSVQVLDALARVLRLDETHLAHLRGLACEQPRRRRPRPRPETVPAGTLTLLASLPHPAYVEGRRFDILAANPLAEALSPRFAAGRNQLRDMFLDPADQALHPDWEGSTACLIASLRQSVGTDIDDPRFIELVGELSLASPRFRELWARHDVKAQFGAPVRFDHPQVGELTLNRERLEISGTDRLTLVIHHPDPGTADADKLALLASAALPAAGSTAEGRVRA; encoded by the coding sequence ATGTCCACCACACCGAACGCCCTGGGCGAGTACCTCCGCGCACGCCGCGGGCTGGTGACCCCGCAGCAGGCCGGCATCCCCGACGTGGGTCCCCGCCGGGTCCCCGGGCTGCGGCGCGAGGAGGTGGCCATGCTGGCCGGGATCAGCGCCGACTACTACCTGCGCCTCGAGCGCGGCCGCGACCGCAACCCGTCGGTGCAGGTGCTCGACGCGCTCGCCCGGGTGCTGCGCCTCGACGAGACCCATCTCGCGCACCTGCGGGGCCTGGCCTGCGAGCAGCCCCGGCGGCGCCGGCCGCGGCCCCGCCCGGAGACCGTGCCGGCGGGCACGCTCACCCTGCTGGCCTCCCTCCCGCACCCGGCGTACGTCGAGGGGCGGCGCTTCGACATCCTGGCCGCGAACCCGCTGGCCGAGGCCCTGTCGCCGCGGTTCGCGGCGGGCCGCAACCAGCTCCGCGACATGTTCCTGGACCCGGCCGACCAGGCGCTGCATCCCGACTGGGAGGGCTCGACGGCCTGCCTGATCGCCAGCCTGCGCCAGTCGGTGGGCACCGACATCGACGACCCGCGCTTCATCGAGCTGGTCGGCGAGCTGTCCCTGGCCAGCCCGCGCTTCCGTGAGCTCTGGGCGCGCCACGACGTGAAGGCTCAGTTCGGCGCACCCGTCCGCTTCGACCACCCGCAGGTCGGGGAGCTGACGCTCAACCGGGAGCGCCTGGAGATCAGCGGGACCGACCGGCTGACGCTCGTGATCCACCACCCCGACCCGGGTACGGCGGACGCCGACAAGCTCGCGCTGCTGGCCTCCGCAGCCCTGCCCGCGGCCGGTAGCACCGCCGAAGGGCGAGTGCGCGCATGA
- a CDS encoding YsnF/AvaK domain-containing protein, which translates to MLNESQAPHIVGATAYGAGGAKIGKVGQLFLDDATGRPEFVTVNTGLFGTKESFVPVSDAELDGSNLRLPYEKDLIKGAPQVDLEGGGHLPEGEEERLYAHYGLGSGYLAGDPAPPAGTGYADPGLTGTGTTGTAPVGHDTSGPSTDDAMTRSEERLNVGKTSQEAGRVRLRKYVTTETETHTVPVTKERAVVESEPVTGDNLDDALDGPAISEEEHEVVLNEERPVVGKTTEPVERVRLGKETSVEEETVSEEVRKEHIEVEGDVDDRRGRP; encoded by the coding sequence ATGCTCAACGAGTCCCAGGCACCCCACATCGTCGGCGCCACCGCATACGGCGCCGGCGGAGCCAAGATCGGCAAGGTGGGTCAGCTCTTCCTGGACGACGCGACCGGACGCCCCGAGTTCGTCACCGTCAACACCGGGCTGTTCGGCACCAAGGAGTCGTTCGTCCCGGTCTCCGATGCCGAGCTCGACGGCTCCAACCTGCGCCTTCCGTACGAGAAGGACCTGATCAAGGGTGCCCCGCAGGTCGACCTCGAGGGCGGAGGGCACCTACCCGAGGGCGAGGAGGAGCGTCTCTATGCCCACTACGGGCTCGGGTCCGGCTACCTCGCCGGCGACCCGGCGCCGCCGGCCGGGACCGGGTACGCCGACCCCGGCCTGACCGGGACCGGGACGACGGGCACCGCGCCCGTCGGGCACGACACCTCCGGACCGAGCACCGACGACGCGATGACCCGTTCGGAGGAGCGTCTCAACGTCGGCAAGACCTCGCAGGAGGCAGGCCGCGTCCGACTGCGCAAGTACGTCACGACGGAGACCGAGACCCACACCGTCCCCGTCACCAAGGAGCGGGCGGTCGTCGAGTCCGAGCCGGTCACCGGCGACAACCTCGACGATGCCCTCGACGGCCCCGCGATCTCCGAGGAGGAGCACGAGGTGGTCCTCAACGAGGAGCGGCCCGTGGTCGGCAAGACCACCGAGCCGGTCGAGCGGGTACGCCTCGGCAAGGAGACGAGCGTCGAGGAGGAGACCGTCAGCGAGGAGGTCCGCAAGGAGCACATCGAGGTGGAGGGCGACGTCGACGACCGGCGTGGGCGCCCCTGA
- a CDS encoding cytochrome ubiquinol oxidase subunit I, translating into MPVTDVVTQVLAADPAGLLPARQQMAFSLGWHIILACFGVAFPAIIFTIHLIGIRRDDPDALMLARKWGKVSAVLFAIGAVSGTVLSFEMGLLWPGLMGPYGDVLGLPFAFEGLAFFTEAIFLGIYLYGWDRMPPKRHLLMIVPMAITGVVGTYCVIAVNAWMNVPVGFDVVDGQVTNVEPWAVLFSSAAFWQFLHMWIAAYMVTGFMIAAVYAVGMLRGRRDARHRLGFTVPFAFASVSAVIQPVVGHLLGARIAEAQPAKLAAFELATETESPSPLRIGGVLIDGTVRWAIDIPYLGSLIARSSFTAPVEGLDSFPPEDRPPVNITHWAFQTMVGIGMLLMLAVIVYWVARWRGRDLVEQRWFLRFVAASGVLAIIAMEAGWIATEVGRQPWVVQGFLRTTDAAGDNPGLWWLLAATLVVYTGMTIGAIVVLRSMARRWRAGDVELPSPYGPESALAASGEGTGDPAGERR; encoded by the coding sequence GTGCCGGTCACCGACGTCGTCACCCAGGTCCTCGCGGCAGATCCCGCGGGGCTGCTCCCCGCCCGCCAGCAGATGGCGTTCTCGCTGGGCTGGCACATCATCCTGGCCTGCTTCGGGGTCGCGTTCCCGGCGATCATCTTCACGATCCACCTGATCGGGATCCGGCGCGACGACCCCGACGCGCTGATGCTGGCGCGCAAGTGGGGCAAGGTCTCCGCGGTGCTCTTCGCGATCGGCGCGGTCTCCGGCACCGTCCTCAGCTTCGAGATGGGCCTGCTGTGGCCCGGGCTGATGGGGCCGTACGGCGACGTGCTCGGACTGCCGTTCGCCTTCGAGGGCCTGGCGTTCTTCACCGAGGCGATCTTCTTGGGGATCTACCTCTACGGCTGGGACCGGATGCCACCCAAGCGGCACCTGCTGATGATCGTGCCGATGGCGATCACCGGCGTGGTCGGCACCTACTGCGTGATCGCGGTCAACGCGTGGATGAACGTCCCGGTCGGCTTCGACGTCGTCGACGGCCAGGTCACCAACGTCGAGCCGTGGGCGGTGCTGTTCAGCTCCGCGGCGTTCTGGCAGTTCCTGCACATGTGGATCGCGGCCTACATGGTCACCGGCTTCATGATCGCCGCCGTGTACGCCGTGGGCATGCTGCGCGGGCGCCGCGACGCCCGGCACCGCCTCGGCTTCACCGTGCCGTTCGCGTTCGCGAGCGTCTCCGCGGTGATCCAGCCGGTCGTCGGCCACCTGCTCGGCGCCCGCATCGCCGAGGCACAACCGGCCAAGCTCGCGGCGTTCGAGCTCGCCACCGAGACCGAGAGCCCCTCGCCGCTGCGGATCGGCGGCGTCCTCATCGACGGCACCGTGCGCTGGGCCATCGACATCCCCTACCTGGGCTCGCTCATCGCGCGCAGCTCCTTCACCGCCCCGGTCGAGGGGCTCGACAGCTTCCCGCCCGAGGACCGCCCGCCGGTGAACATCACGCACTGGGCGTTCCAGACGATGGTCGGGATCGGGATGCTGCTGATGCTGGCGGTGATCGTCTACTGGGTCGCTCGGTGGCGCGGGCGCGACCTGGTCGAGCAGCGCTGGTTCCTGCGCTTCGTCGCGGCCTCCGGGGTGCTGGCGATCATCGCGATGGAGGCCGGCTGGATCGCCACCGAGGTGGGCCGCCAGCCCTGGGTCGTCCAGGGGTTCCTGCGCACCACCGACGCGGCCGGCGACAACCCCGGACTGTGGTGGCTGCTCGCCGCGACCCTCGTGGTCTACACCGGGATGACGATCGGCGCGATCGTCGTGCTGCGCTCGATGGCCAGGCGCTGGCGCGCCGGCGACGTCGAGCTGCCCAGCCCGTACGGACCCGAGTCGGCCCTCGCCGCGAGCGGCGAGGGCACCGGGGACCCGGCAGGGGAGCGGCGGTGA
- the dnaB gene encoding replicative DNA helicase, protein MSVAEQSEQDIPEPSYEDWGDGPVPYAPGERPSRPGDRTPPQDMAAEQSVLGAMLISKDAIADVSETIRGTDFYRPSHESIYDAIIDLYGRGEPVDMVTVAADLQRKGELQRIGGAPYLHTIAANVPIAANAGYYAEIVREKAILRRLVDAGTKIVQLGYAGEGQIDDVVDNAQAEVYKIADKRTGEDYAPLSDIMTGVLDEIEAISNREAGIYGVPTGFADFDDLTNGLHSGQMIIVAARPAMGKSTLALDFCRAASIHNNLTSCFFSLEMTRAEITMRLLSAEAKVPLNHIRNGNMTDDDWVKLARKMGEVSSAPMFIDDSPNMTMMEIRAKARRLKQRHDLKLIVIDYLQLMSSGKKVESRQLEVSEFSRQIKLLAKELELPIIALSQLNRGPEQRADKRPMVSDLRESGSIEQDADMVVLLHRDDVYEKESTRPGEADLIVAKHRNGPTRDITVAFQGHYSRFVDMAH, encoded by the coding sequence TTGAGCGTCGCCGAGCAGTCGGAGCAGGACATCCCTGAGCCGTCGTATGAGGACTGGGGCGATGGCCCGGTCCCGTATGCACCGGGGGAGCGTCCCTCACGTCCGGGTGACCGCACACCGCCGCAGGACATGGCCGCCGAGCAGTCGGTGCTCGGCGCGATGCTGATCTCCAAGGACGCGATCGCCGACGTCTCCGAGACGATCCGGGGCACCGACTTCTACCGGCCCTCGCATGAGTCGATCTACGACGCGATCATCGACCTCTACGGCCGCGGCGAGCCGGTCGACATGGTCACCGTCGCCGCGGACCTGCAGCGCAAGGGCGAGCTGCAGCGCATCGGCGGCGCGCCGTACCTCCACACGATCGCGGCCAACGTGCCGATCGCGGCCAACGCCGGCTACTACGCCGAGATCGTGCGCGAGAAGGCGATCCTGCGCCGCCTGGTCGATGCCGGCACCAAGATCGTGCAGCTCGGCTACGCCGGCGAGGGCCAGATCGACGACGTCGTCGACAACGCCCAGGCCGAGGTCTACAAGATCGCCGACAAGCGCACCGGCGAGGACTACGCGCCGCTGAGCGACATCATGACCGGCGTCCTCGACGAGATCGAGGCGATCTCCAACCGTGAGGCCGGCATCTACGGCGTGCCGACCGGCTTCGCCGACTTCGACGACCTCACCAACGGCCTGCACTCGGGCCAGATGATCATCGTCGCGGCCCGACCCGCGATGGGTAAGTCCACGCTCGCGCTGGACTTCTGCCGCGCGGCGTCGATCCACAACAACCTCACCAGCTGCTTCTTCAGCCTGGAGATGACGCGCGCGGAGATCACCATGCGCCTGCTCTCCGCGGAGGCGAAGGTGCCGCTCAACCACATCCGCAACGGCAACATGACCGACGACGACTGGGTCAAGCTCGCCCGCAAGATGGGCGAGGTCTCCTCGGCGCCGATGTTCATCGACGACTCGCCCAACATGACGATGATGGAGATCCGGGCCAAGGCCCGCCGCCTCAAGCAGCGTCACGACCTCAAGCTGATCGTGATCGACTACCTGCAGCTGATGAGCTCGGGCAAGAAGGTCGAGTCTCGCCAGCTCGAGGTCTCGGAGTTCTCCCGCCAGATCAAGCTGCTGGCCAAGGAGCTCGAGCTCCCGATCATCGCGCTCTCGCAGCTCAACCGTGGCCCCGAGCAGCGCGCCGACAAGCGCCCGATGGTCAGCGACCTGCGTGAGTCCGGCTCGATCGAGCAGGACGCCGACATGGTCGTGCTCCTGCACCGCGACGACGTCTACGAGAAGGAGTCGACCCGCCCCGGCGAGGCCGACCTGATCGTGGCCAAGCACCGCAACGGCCCCACCCGCGACATCACCGTCGCCTTCCAGGGCCACTACTCGCGGTTCGTCGACATGGCGCACTGA
- a CDS encoding SDR family NAD(P)-dependent oxidoreductase: MTVTLITGANKGIGFETARQLVDLGHHVYVGARDAERGEKAATELGARFVHLDVTDDASVAAALATITAEEGRLDVLVNNAGVLGDRPVDGPSALQVFDTNAVGVVRVTQAALPLLRAAEEPVVVTVSSSMGSFWAVTNPERPEHGLVNPLYAASKAAATMLTVQYAKAEPGITFTAVEPGYTDTDMTAAMGGGRPVEESARVVVRLVMAGADAPSGTLHDESGALPW; encoded by the coding sequence ATGACCGTCACCCTGATCACCGGCGCCAACAAGGGGATCGGCTTCGAGACCGCCCGGCAGCTGGTCGACCTCGGCCACCACGTGTACGTCGGGGCGCGCGACGCCGAGCGCGGCGAGAAGGCGGCGACCGAGCTGGGCGCCCGGTTCGTCCACCTCGACGTCACCGACGACGCCTCGGTCGCCGCGGCGCTGGCCACGATCACCGCCGAGGAGGGCCGGCTCGACGTGCTGGTCAACAACGCCGGCGTCCTCGGCGACCGGCCCGTGGACGGCCCCTCCGCGCTGCAGGTCTTCGACACCAACGCCGTCGGCGTCGTCCGGGTCACCCAGGCGGCGCTCCCGCTGCTGCGGGCCGCCGAGGAGCCGGTGGTGGTCACCGTGTCCAGCAGCATGGGCTCGTTCTGGGCGGTGACCAACCCCGAACGCCCCGAGCACGGCCTGGTCAACCCGCTGTACGCCGCCTCCAAGGCGGCCGCGACCATGCTCACCGTGCAGTACGCCAAGGCCGAGCCCGGCATCACCTTCACCGCGGTCGAGCCCGGCTACACCGACACCGACATGACCGCGGCGATGGGCGGCGGCCGCCCGGTCGAGGAGAGCGCCCGGGTCGTCGTACGCCTGGTGATGGCCGGCGCGGACGCGCCGTCGGGGACGCTGCACGACGAGTCCGGCGCGCTGCCCTGGTAG
- a CDS encoding cytochrome d ubiquinol oxidase subunit II, with translation MSLAVAVAAALFVGVLAYALFGGADFGSGFYDLTAGGTARGAELRTLVDHSIGPVWEANHVWLIYVLVMWWTGFPESFATAMSTLILPMLFALAGIVLRGASFAFRKYAATIGQARLFGAVFAGSSLITPFFFGTVAGAIASGRVPADGTGDRFGSWINPTSLFGGVIAVGTCAFLAGCFLCADAVRAGHPRLAEQLRTRTLGVGILTGAVVFAALVPLRRDAPTLADGLETQAAPLIVLSGLAGLATLVLVFRRRFAIARVTALAAVAAVVSGWGVGQYPWLLVDEVTIDDAAGAEATLRALLVAVGLAAVIVVPAMAYLFRLTQTEAWSRAEH, from the coding sequence GTGAGCCTGGCGGTCGCGGTCGCTGCCGCGCTCTTCGTCGGGGTGCTCGCCTACGCGCTCTTCGGCGGGGCCGACTTCGGCTCGGGGTTCTACGACCTCACCGCCGGCGGGACCGCCCGGGGCGCCGAGCTGCGCACGCTCGTGGACCACAGCATCGGCCCGGTCTGGGAGGCCAACCACGTCTGGCTGATCTACGTCCTGGTGATGTGGTGGACCGGGTTCCCGGAGTCCTTCGCCACCGCGATGTCCACGCTGATCCTGCCGATGCTGTTCGCGCTCGCGGGCATCGTGCTGCGCGGGGCCAGCTTCGCGTTCCGCAAGTACGCCGCCACGATCGGCCAGGCGCGGCTGTTCGGCGCCGTGTTCGCCGGCTCCTCGCTGATCACGCCGTTCTTCTTCGGCACCGTCGCCGGCGCGATCGCCTCGGGCCGGGTGCCGGCGGACGGCACCGGGGACCGGTTCGGGTCCTGGATCAACCCGACCTCGCTGTTCGGCGGCGTGATCGCGGTGGGCACGTGTGCGTTCCTGGCCGGGTGCTTCCTGTGCGCCGACGCCGTCCGCGCCGGCCACCCGCGGCTCGCCGAGCAGCTGCGTACCCGCACCCTCGGCGTGGGCATCCTGACCGGCGCCGTCGTCTTCGCCGCCCTGGTGCCGCTGCGGCGGGACGCCCCGACGCTCGCCGACGGCCTGGAGACCCAGGCGGCCCCGCTGATCGTGCTCTCGGGGCTCGCCGGTCTGGCCACGCTGGTCCTCGTGTTCCGACGCCGCTTCGCGATCGCCCGGGTGACCGCCCTGGCCGCGGTCGCGGCGGTGGTCTCCGGCTGGGGGGTCGGGCAGTACCCCTGGTTGCTCGTCGACGAGGTCACCATCGACGACGCCGCGGGGGCCGAGGCCACGCTGCGGGCGCTGCTGGTCGCGGTCGGCCTCGCGGCGGTGATCGTGGTGCCGGCGATGGCCTACCTCTTCCGGCTCACCCAGACCGAGGCCTGGTCCCGCGCCGAGCACTGA
- a CDS encoding NADPH-dependent F420 reductase gives MSAAGPTTVGIIGAGEVGSQLARALIAAGYRVVIANSRGPETLRDLIAELGPSARAATAAGAAEAGDFVIVAAPLRLHNDLPTEALAGKVALDTNNYMAWRDGRYEVVESGEKTEHELRQEHLPTSKVAKAFTHIQAPRLFLSASPAGTPDRHALSVSSDHPEAVALVTRIYDELGFDTVDVSPLSESWRSGPGQPAWNAHAHQTREQLAANLARARRIRTRA, from the coding sequence ATGAGCGCCGCAGGACCGACGACCGTCGGCATCATCGGCGCCGGCGAGGTCGGCAGCCAGCTGGCCCGGGCCCTCATCGCAGCTGGTTACCGGGTGGTGATCGCGAACTCCCGCGGGCCGGAGACGCTGCGCGACCTCATCGCCGAGCTGGGGCCGTCGGCGCGGGCGGCGACCGCGGCCGGCGCTGCCGAGGCGGGCGACTTCGTGATCGTGGCTGCTCCCCTGCGGCTGCACAACGACCTGCCCACCGAGGCGCTCGCCGGCAAGGTCGCGCTGGACACCAACAACTACATGGCCTGGCGCGACGGCCGCTACGAGGTCGTCGAGTCGGGTGAGAAGACCGAGCACGAGCTGCGCCAGGAGCACCTGCCGACCTCGAAGGTGGCCAAGGCGTTCACCCACATCCAGGCCCCGCGGCTGTTCCTGTCCGCGAGCCCCGCCGGCACACCGGACCGCCACGCTCTCTCGGTCTCCAGCGACCACCCCGAGGCCGTCGCCCTGGTGACCCGGATCTACGACGAGCTCGGCTTCGACACCGTCGATGTCAGCCCGCTCAGCGAGTCCTGGCGCAGCGGCCCCGGCCAGCCCGCCTGGAACGCCCACGCGCACCAGACCCGCGAGCAGCTGGCGGCCAACCTCGCGCGCGCCCGGCGGATCCGCACCCGCGCCTGA
- a CDS encoding MATE family efflux transporter, producing the protein MSTSPTRAQDREILRLAVPAFLALVAEPLFLLADAAVVGHLGTRELAGLGIAGAVLQTVVGLCVFLAYGTTASVARLLGAGNRRAALAQGIDGIWLAVLIGSVATVLGMLLTRPLVSLFGASPGVTDNAATYLRLAFLGTVPLLVMLAATGVLRGLQDTRTPLYVAVGGNALNVVLNVVLVHGIGSFAGIGLAGSAIGSVIAQVACAVALVVVVVRGARREGASLRPHPAGIRLAARAAVALVIRTLTLRAALLVTTYAVTAGAAPGDDAVPVATHQLAMTLWTFLAFVLDAIAIAAQALTGRHLGAGDVASTRAVTRRMVRWGIWSGVVTGVLLAAAGPFLGPLFTPDRAVHEALVPVLLVAALAQPVAGVVFVLDGVLIGAGDGAYLARAGTVVLLAYAPVVLVLAALGSALTWIWAAFGAVFMGARLVVLLHRARGDAWLVTGSAAVR; encoded by the coding sequence GTGAGCACGTCGCCGACCCGCGCCCAGGACCGCGAGATCCTGCGCCTCGCCGTCCCCGCGTTCCTGGCCCTGGTCGCCGAGCCGCTGTTCCTGCTGGCCGACGCCGCGGTCGTCGGTCACCTCGGCACCCGCGAGCTCGCCGGGCTCGGCATCGCCGGCGCCGTGCTGCAGACGGTGGTCGGACTGTGCGTGTTCCTCGCCTACGGCACCACCGCCAGCGTTGCGCGGCTGCTCGGCGCCGGCAACCGGCGCGCCGCGCTGGCCCAGGGCATCGACGGCATCTGGCTGGCCGTGCTCATCGGCTCGGTCGCGACCGTGCTGGGCATGCTCCTCACTCGCCCCCTGGTGTCACTGTTCGGGGCCAGCCCGGGCGTCACCGACAACGCGGCCACCTACCTGCGCCTGGCGTTCCTCGGCACGGTCCCGCTGCTGGTGATGCTGGCCGCCACCGGGGTGCTCCGCGGGCTGCAGGACACCCGCACCCCGCTGTACGTCGCGGTCGGCGGCAACGCGCTCAACGTCGTCCTCAACGTGGTGCTCGTCCACGGCATCGGCTCCTTCGCCGGCATCGGGCTGGCCGGCTCCGCGATCGGCTCGGTCATCGCCCAGGTCGCGTGCGCCGTCGCCCTGGTCGTGGTGGTGGTCCGCGGCGCCCGCCGCGAGGGCGCCTCGCTGCGCCCGCACCCCGCCGGCATCCGGCTCGCGGCGCGGGCCGCCGTGGCCCTGGTGATCCGCACCCTCACCCTGCGCGCCGCGCTGCTCGTCACGACGTACGCCGTGACCGCCGGCGCCGCGCCCGGGGACGACGCGGTGCCGGTGGCCACCCACCAGCTGGCGATGACCCTGTGGACCTTCCTCGCCTTCGTGCTCGACGCCATCGCCATCGCCGCCCAGGCGCTCACCGGCCGTCACCTGGGCGCCGGAGACGTGGCCAGCACCCGGGCGGTGACCCGACGGATGGTGCGGTGGGGGATCTGGTCCGGCGTCGTCACCGGGGTGCTGCTGGCCGCCGCCGGCCCGTTCCTGGGCCCGCTGTTCACCCCCGACCGCGCCGTCCACGAGGCGCTCGTGCCGGTGCTGCTGGTGGCCGCGCTGGCCCAGCCGGTCGCCGGCGTCGTGTTCGTCCTCGACGGGGTGCTGATCGGCGCCGGGGACGGCGCCTACCTCGCGCGCGCCGGCACGGTGGTGCTCCTCGCCTACGCGCCGGTGGTGCTGGTGCTCGCCGCGCTCGGCAGCGCCCTGACCTGGATCTGGGCGGCCTTCGGCGCGGTCTTCATGGGCGCGCGCCTGGTCGTGCTGCTGCACCGGGCCCGCGGGGACGCCTGGCTGGTCACCGGGTCCGCCGCCGTACGCTGA